In the genome of Ignisphaera cupida, one region contains:
- a CDS encoding ABC transporter substrate-binding protein — protein MYIVIALIIAIAVVAATIYLYYKPAPSAAAEKIVIGVTDKVTDLDPSNAYDFFTWEVLTNVMDGLVKYKPGTDQLVPGIAESWSVSSDGSEWTFKLRQNVYFCDGRKVTAQDVVRSVKRVMTIKGDPSWLVTEFVDDVIAVDDYTVKFKLKTPASYFLALVATPPYFPVHPSYPDNQIVSDATWGGAGPYCIKDFKRDEYIVLEANPHYYGDKPKTKTIVIKFYRDATSLRMALENGEVDIAWRTLRPQDYVALSKNPNFVVESIPGSFIRYIIINVKMPPVDNVLVRKAIAAAINRSEIAEKVFFNTMTPLYSLVPKGMWSHIDAFKELYGPGPNLTLARELLKQAGYSETNKLKLELWYTPTHYGDTEADVAALLKSQLEATGLIQVELKSAEWATYVDNARNARMMLSLFGWYPDYIDPDDFLSPFLLSTANKWTGSQYSNPTVDNLLREAMAKTSQSEREALYIQVQKILADEAPFIPLLQGNLMIVHAKNVHGVEIGPPMLMPYYTIYKTTS, from the coding sequence ATGTATATTGTAATAGCTTTGATTATAGCTATAGCTGTGGTCGCAGCAACAATATACCTCTACTACAAGCCAGCGCCATCAGCAGCTGCTGAAAAGATTGTGATTGGTGTAACAGACAAGGTTACAGACCTCGATCCTTCAAATGCGTATGACTTCTTCACCTGGGAGGTTCTAACAAATGTTATGGATGGTTTAGTTAAGTATAAGCCTGGAACAGACCAGTTAGTACCTGGAATTGCTGAGAGTTGGAGTGTTTCAAGTGATGGTAGTGAATGGACTTTTAAGCTTAGGCAAAATGTTTACTTCTGTGATGGTAGAAAGGTTACAGCACAAGATGTTGTGAGAAGCGTTAAAAGGGTTATGACTATTAAGGGAGATCCATCGTGGCTAGTAACAGAGTTTGTAGATGATGTTATAGCTGTTGATGACTATACTGTTAAATTCAAGTTGAAAACTCCTGCCAGCTACTTTTTAGCACTTGTAGCTACACCACCGTATTTCCCAGTACATCCCAGCTACCCAGATAATCAGATTGTGAGTGATGCTACATGGGGTGGTGCAGGGCCTTACTGCATTAAAGATTTTAAGAGGGATGAGTACATTGTTCTTGAGGCAAATCCACATTACTATGGGGATAAACCAAAGACAAAAACTATTGTTATAAAGTTCTATAGAGATGCCACATCATTGAGAATGGCTTTGGAGAATGGCGAAGTTGATATTGCTTGGAGAACTCTTAGACCACAAGACTATGTTGCTCTTAGTAAAAACCCAAACTTTGTTGTTGAAAGCATTCCAGGTTCATTCATTAGATACATAATAATCAATGTTAAGATGCCTCCTGTTGACAATGTGTTGGTTAGAAAAGCTATTGCTGCAGCTATTAACAGATCGGAGATAGCTGAGAAAGTGTTTTTCAACACCATGACACCTCTCTATAGTCTTGTACCAAAGGGTATGTGGAGTCATATAGACGCTTTTAAGGAGCTTTATGGACCAGGACCAAACCTAACCCTAGCAAGAGAACTGCTAAAACAAGCAGGGTATAGCGAAACAAATAAGCTGAAGCTAGAGCTGTGGTACACCCCAACACACTATGGCGATACAGAAGCAGATGTTGCAGCTCTGCTTAAAAGCCAGCTTGAAGCCACTGGCCTAATCCAGGTTGAGTTAAAGAGTGCCGAATGGGCAACTTATGTAGATAATGCTAGAAATGCTAGAATGATGCTAAGCCTCTTCGGATGGTACCCAGACTACATAGACCCAGACGACTTTCTATCACCATTCTTACTAAGCACAGCAAACAAGTGGACAGGTTCTCAATACTCCAACCCAACTGTTGACAATCTATTAAGAGAAGCGATGGCGAAAACAAGTCAAAGCGAAAGAGAGGCTTTGTATATTCAAGTGCAGAAAATACTAGCTGATGAAGCACCATTCATACCACTACTACAAGGAAACCTCATGATAGTTCACGCAAAGAATGTACACGGAGTTGAAATAGGTCCGCCAATGCTCATGCCATACTACACCATATACAAAACAACAAGCTAG
- a CDS encoding glycosyltransferase, producing the protein MVWPKVSIIWLNHNSMKIIDTVIESLESITNLDYPDDKYELIVVDNGSTDGSFDKIKEFLDRRSKLRKKIIRLSKNLGFTGGNNVGYRARDEDSKYVVLVNNDATIEANSVKLYVETFEKFPGIGALQGILINRRKKVIDSIGSYLSNVFTAHPFSRDIRDVPQKYEALKCSFVEGTFPAYRIESLKLSMGERIFEEKFFGFGEDVLTSLMIWSKGYSTVFIPKIVGFHVRGATWKKWNLYT; encoded by the coding sequence ATGGTTTGGCCAAAGGTCTCTATCATATGGCTTAATCACAATTCTATGAAGATTATTGATACTGTTATTGAGTCTTTAGAGTCTATAACAAATTTGGATTATCCAGATGATAAGTATGAACTTATTGTTGTTGATAATGGTTCAACTGATGGCAGTTTTGATAAGATTAAGGAGTTTCTTGATAGAAGGAGTAAGCTAAGGAAAAAAATTATTAGATTAAGTAAAAATCTTGGTTTTACTGGAGGAAATAATGTTGGGTATAGGGCAAGAGATGAGGATAGTAAATATGTTGTTTTAGTGAATAATGATGCTACTATAGAAGCAAATAGTGTGAAGCTTTATGTTGAAACTTTTGAGAAATTTCCTGGTATTGGAGCTCTTCAAGGCATTTTGATAAATAGAAGAAAAAAGGTAATAGACTCAATAGGATCGTACTTGTCAAATGTATTTACAGCACATCCCTTCTCAAGAGATATAAGAGATGTGCCGCAGAAATATGAAGCTTTAAAATGTTCATTTGTAGAAGGAACATTTCCAGCCTATCGAATTGAGAGTCTAAAACTTAGCATGGGAGAAAGGATTTTTGAGGAAAAATTTTTTGGTTTTGGTGAAGATGTGTTAACCAGCCTCATGATATGGTCTAAGGGATATTCAACAGTATTTATTCCAAAAATAGTAGGATTTCATGTGCGAGGAGCCACATGGAAAAAATGGAATCTGTATACTTAG
- a CDS encoding dTDP-4-dehydrorhamnose 3,5-epimerase family protein → MRLKGLVLAAGEGSRLRPFTYSRPKHLIPLLGKPLIQYPIEDLVVAGVRDVGVVIRKGSPWFGKHVGVVLESGYALWIPPGFAHGFQALEDTLFLYLVTKEYSPQHERCIKWDDPELGIEWPLKENIIVNEKDRKCPSLKDAEYNFEY, encoded by the coding sequence ATGCGTTTAAAGGGTCTTGTCCTGGCCGCTGGTGAAGGGTCTAGGCTTAGACCCTTCACCTATTCTAGGCCTAAGCATTTAATACCTTTGCTTGGAAAGCCCTTGATTCAATACCCTATAGAGGATCTTGTTGTTGCTGGTGTTAGAGATGTTGGTGTTGTTATTAGAAAAGGGTCTCCGTGGTTTGGAAAACACGTTGGTGTTGTTTTAGAATCTGGCTATGCTTTGTGGATACCCCCGGGCTTTGCCCACGGATTTCAAGCACTTGAAGATACACTTTTTCTCTATCTCGTCACAAAGGAGTATAGTCCTCAACATGAAAGATGCATTAAATGGGATGATCCAGAGCTTGGAATTGAGTGGCCATTGAAGGAAAATATTATTGTTAATGAAAAAGATAGGAAGTGCCCCAGTCTAAAGGACGCTGAGTACAACTTCGAATACTAA
- a CDS encoding nucleotidyltransferase domain-containing protein — protein MSEIKVFKLDYEAVLKKLREYAKRKLSSNVMAIVLIGSLARGDYTAFSDADIVIIVKNDSRRFVDRIAEYIDTDLGIDVEPRVYTVDEIMGMCKERRRIVKEIAEHGILLAGNQKIIDMLRKCI, from the coding sequence TTGTCAGAAATAAAGGTTTTCAAACTTGATTATGAAGCTGTTTTGAAGAAACTGAGGGAATACGCAAAAAGAAAGTTGAGTAGCAATGTAATGGCCATAGTGCTAATAGGTTCTTTGGCTCGAGGAGACTACACAGCATTTTCAGATGCAGACATAGTAATTATTGTTAAAAACGATTCGAGAAGATTCGTTGATCGCATAGCAGAGTACATAGATACTGATCTGGGAATAGATGTAGAGCCAAGAGTTTACACAGTGGATGAGATAATGGGTATGTGTAAAGAGAGAAGAAGAATAGTAAAGGAGATAGCAGAACACGGAATTTTGTTAGCTGGAAACCAAAAAATAATAGATATGTTAAGAAAATGCATATGA
- a CDS encoding HEPN domain-containing protein — protein MVSRARDWFRQAVRDLGLAETLMNLGYYEWACFMAQQAAKKAVKALYQLLGLEVWGHSVSRMLEELPKEFKPPRELIDRAKELDRHYGPTIYPNFHSEGAPMDYYTREDAERAVKYAKMVIEFVRNKGFQT, from the coding sequence GTGGTTTCTAGAGCAAGAGACTGGTTTAGACAAGCAGTCAGGGATTTAGGGCTTGCTGAAACGCTTATGAATTTGGGATACTATGAATGGGCTTGTTTCATGGCTCAGCAAGCAGCTAAAAAAGCTGTTAAAGCTCTTTACCAACTTCTTGGATTAGAGGTTTGGGGGCATTCTGTTTCTCGCATGCTTGAAGAGCTTCCCAAAGAATTTAAGCCACCTAGAGAACTTATTGATAGAGCAAAGGAGTTGGATAGACACTATGGCCCAACGATATACCCTAATTTTCACTCTGAGGGAGCTCCCATGGACTACTATACAAGGGAGGATGCTGAGAGAGCTGTTAAATATGCTAAAATGGTGATCGAGTTTGTCAGAAATAAAGGTTTTCAAACTTGA
- the vapB gene encoding type II toxin-antitoxin system VapB family antitoxin, which produces MKQRYRFLKYLTDVEFVVKFASQVKNVMSVVISVRIPKKLKEQMDMLKRYVNWGEEIRRFLEKRVEEVRRMVVLEEVRNVIEQLPEVPRGTVTKYVREDRNNFY; this is translated from the coding sequence GTGAAGCAACGTTATAGATTTCTAAAGTATTTAACAGATGTAGAGTTTGTAGTAAAATTTGCAAGTCAGGTTAAAAATGTTATGAGTGTTGTTATAAGTGTTCGTATACCTAAGAAGCTTAAAGAGCAGATGGATATGTTGAAGAGGTATGTCAATTGGGGGGAGGAAATTAGGAGGTTTCTTGAAAAACGTGTTGAAGAGGTTCGTAGAATGGTTGTTTTGGAGGAGGTGAGGAATGTTATTGAACAGCTACCTGAAGTTCCTAGAGGTACTGTTACTAAATATGTGAGGGAGGATCGCAACAATTTTTATTAA
- a CDS encoding type II toxin-antitoxin system CcdA family antitoxin, producing the protein MSYVTVSARIRRELYEKLRKYGIVVSEVIRKALEEEVRRREEEIKEALKKAQEILLKIPPEEIVEAIRSSREER; encoded by the coding sequence ATGAGCTATGTAACTGTTTCAGCTAGAATAAGAAGAGAACTTTATGAAAAACTAAGGAAGTATGGAATAGTTGTTAGTGAGGTAATTAGAAAGGCCTTGGAGGAGGAGGTGAGGAGAAGAGAGGAGGAAATCAAAGAAGCTTTGAAAAAAGCCCAGGAAATCCTATTAAAAATACCACCAGAAGAAATAGTTGAGGCTATTAGAAGTAGTCGTGAGGAAAGATGA
- a CDS encoding type II toxin-antitoxin system VapC family toxin, producing the protein MGYVFDSSALLNIIRLMGFNSLSILRGGYILTLTIYEIGNALWKEAARLNTISVDEAIKILEIVTSIIYKALNIVDPQNSKLVLKLAHELSITYYDSSYIVAAFELNIGLVTDDKNLKSV; encoded by the coding sequence ATGGGATATGTATTTGACTCTTCAGCATTACTAAACATAATAAGGCTCATGGGATTCAATTCCCTTTCAATTCTCAGAGGAGGCTACATATTAACATTAACAATTTATGAAATAGGAAACGCCTTATGGAAAGAAGCTGCAAGACTTAATACAATATCAGTTGATGAAGCAATAAAGATTCTAGAAATAGTTACTAGCATAATATATAAGGCCTTGAACATTGTTGATCCACAAAACAGTAAATTAGTATTGAAACTTGCACATGAGCTTAGTATAACTTATTACGATTCATCATATATCGTTGCAGCATTTGAGTTAAACATAGGCTTAGTAACTGATGATAAAAACTTAAAAAGCGTGTAG